aaataaggtcaaatttcagcaattcatCTTCAGTTTGTCAGTTTCTCTCAAAAAATGACTACAACTTTCTGAGGCTCAATGGAGGCCTTGAGTTTCACACAAGTGCACAAAAATCTCAGCTTGCTGTACTTTGCAGAAAAAGAGACATTTAGTATCGTTTACAGTTTTATGTGCAGAGAAAGTCTTTGATCCAATTCAAGTTCAATATGTCGCATACAAGACActttaaggtcatttttcttgtcaggtctacaaatgttatttaaataGGTGGCTATTTGAATCACTTGGCTAATGCATTCACCATAAATAGATAAAATGTCATTTGCAAGTCtccgaggtcaaaggtcaaggtcacttagaggtcaaaggtcatctaTCACTTTTGTATAAATGGACTGGGTATTCAAATTGCACAAGCATTTACCACAAGATGATGACTGTGTCTTGTTTGAGGGTCGGTTTCGTAAGGCCACCCTAGTTGTCGGTTACAAGGAGACAAGTCCCATGCAAGACCAAAGGTCAAGTTCTTATGAACGGTTAGTCTAAACGTTCAGTTGTCAAAGTGCCATTACTTCATGGGAAATATTATATTGTCTAAATGCCATGACTTTAGGGAAATGTTCCATTGTCTATAAGTACATTCTCTCTTAAGGAAATGTTCTATTGTCAAAGTGGCATTACTCAAAGTGTGAATCTAGGGAACTGTTCCATTGTCACAGTACCTTTACTCTTTGAATTCAAGGAAACTGTTTTATTGTCAAAGTACCTTTACTCTTGGAATTCCAGGGAACTGTTCCATTGTCACAGTACCTTTACTCTTTGAATTCAAGGAAACTGTTTTATTGTCAAAGTACCTTTACTCTTGGAATTCCAGAAAACTGTTCCAATGTCACAGTACCTTTACTCTTGGAATTCCAGAAAACTGTTCCAATGTCACAGTGCCTTTACTCTTGGAATTCCAGAAAACTGTTCCAATGTCACAGTGCCTTTACTCTTGGAATTCCAGAAAACTGTTCCAATGTCACAGTGCCTTTACTCTTGGAATTCCAGAAAACTGTTCCAATGTCACAGTGCCTTTACTCTTGGAATTCCAGAAAACTGTTCCAATGTCACAGTACCTTTACTCTTGGAATTCCAGAAAACTGTTTTATTGTCAAAGTACCATTACTCTAAGAAAATGTACTATTATTGTCAAATGTCATGACTGTAAGGAAAGGTTCAGTTGTCATAATGCCATAACTTAATGGAAATTGTACATTGTCAAAATGTTATTACTCTAGGAAAATGTTCTGCTGTGAAAGTGCCATAACTTTAAGGAGATGTTCCATTGTGATTTGTCACAGGGAACTGTTCTTTTGTCAAAGTCAAAGTTCTAAGGAAATTTGTATATCTGTTTAAGCAAGCAAACAGACTAAATCAAATAGAGATTGTTATtttgttgcttggttgcattgtaGGCTTCCAGATGATCTTTTCACTGATTTTGTTATTAGTTTCTTACTTTATCAATCTGTACAGGTGAGCATCATAACAACTTTGCCCAGTTATTTATGTCTTCTTATAACTGAATTTTGCACTCTAGTGAAAATTCATTAAGACTGTTGGTAGCATCATGTAGTGTAAATGCAAAAGTTGTATttataaaagtttgtaaatttaCAGACTAGAGTTCAGGCACACAGATAGTTGTTTTTATGTCTGTTTGACAattaaatgtaatgtaaacatacatgtataacagtATATTTCAATCCTATTTGCAATTTATTTACAGATGTTTCACAGAGACTGCGACTTGCTGAGGAGAATAAACAAGAACTAGTTTGGTCACTTCAGCTGTTACATCACTACCTGAAAGAACTGTCAGTAAACCAGTCATACTTGATTGACCATAACTCCAAATTAAAGGAAACACAGTGTAGTCACAGTGAAGGAATAACAGCGGactatggtgatacaagtttgggTTAGTACTAATATGATGAAAAATTTAAGTATTATATGTCTTCTCATGGAAACATACTAGCTATTTTGTTCAGTTTCTCTGTCTGTTCATTGCAGATTTCGTCAAGAGTACTCTGAAACCTTTGAGTTAATGGGCATAAtaatttggtcaaattatatcACTAGCTGGATCCTCAATGTCTCTGTTGCATTATATTGTCCTTAagctttagtctgctggcggtaagtgattctgcctttgcgatcagtacAGACCAAGACCAACCTGTTCATCTGTGCAGGCTtatcacggtctgcactgtttgctattcattcagtacattttcagtgaacacaccttccaataataaatggtactgcccaaattgaatgatggaccagtcaatttgagaaatttagcaggtgtttctaacttgagcagttcttatctaatcttcaccaaacttggtcacaatggcATAATATCTCTTCCAGGCTTGAATATCAGCTGTATTACTCGAGTCACTCTgtagttacagcccttgaatctctcaaattgtgaaaattgacagtgtctgctctATAACATAAGCAGTTTTTACCCATTGTTAACCAAACATGGTCACAGTGTATATGGGGTTAATATTTCTGCCAGGTTTGAATATTATATAGATAAGTCACTTTGAAGTTGCAGGCCTTGAATCAATCAAAACTGTAACAATTGACAGTGTTTGCTCTCTAACTTGAGAATTTCTTATCCAGTGTCCAATTACTGGTTTACAGTGTTTCTGAGCTAGTTTGATAACTATATGGATTGCCGTGTGGCCCTGCATTTACCACCCTTGAAGAACTAAAAATTGCAAAAGTTGACAGAGTAGTTGACTTGAGTAGTTCTTGTCCAATATTTGGTAACTTGATCACAtcatgggcataatatctcagacaAGATCAATAACCAGCCGAATATTGCCAGTCTgttttgagttatgccccttgaattactgaaaaaaatttaaaattgcttTGGAActtaagcagttcttatccaTTGCTAGCCACACTTAGTCACAGTCTTCATTGCTCTAGAGATATGACCCTTTAATTAGTCTAAGTTTAGAACTGCTCAGTAAATAGAGtatgtttaaaaagttaaaagagtAATTTGcattgacgggcatatattgtgacagtttggcacTCTTGTTATCAAGTTGAAAACctcatgtcaaaggtcaaggtaacaaccTGTAGAGTGAAAATTGTATCTGCAGAAAAATTGAACAGATTTGGGTTACATTCTCCAAACTTTTCATACTGATTGCTTATGGTCAGTTTAATGTTTGTAGGTTCAGGGGTCAGTATCTCAAAGATTATAGCCTTTAGCCATTaaccttcataggatgattgcctatggCCAGAAGAACACCCGTTGTTAAGGCTATATCAGATGACTTGAGACTGAAAATAGCCATCCAGTTGGcctatggaaggttggtggtcctttaccatcaaagctgaaaagtcaccatatgacctgaattATGTTGGTGCGATGTTTATCCCCCCACCCTCACAAGAAATATTACTATCAATAAATGCTTAGTATATGGTGTTCAGTTATGTGATGGTTGCATGTGGTCTGGGTTTGGTATCATGTATCTTCTCAATAGCATAATATTCCAGTGAGGAAGCAAGtgtggcattgtgctcactgctgctgactgaaaaattgttgaagaagATGCTCAAACCAAACACAAACACTCACTTAACAAAACTAGTAGCCTGTGATGCTTGTTAGGAGAGATGATGCTTTTAGGAGAGATACTTGACTGAAGAGTAAACAAGCCTTTAAGTGTAAGCCTTAAAACATATACCTGTAATAACAGCTTTAAGAAGAGTTTGGTCAAAGCATGTTCAGTAAGACACCTTGCTTAGAAAAATTGCCTGAAATTTAACTGATTGATATAAAATTGAGGTTTTGAACACCTTGATGTGTGCTGAATACCAGTATATATTTGCATTGAAGTCTCAGTGTACTTGTTGTCAAAGATTGCAAGAATTCTTGAGTCAGAAATGTTGATTCCCTCTTAAAGTTATCTGGCTACGTTAATGTTGAATGGTATTGACAATAGCTGTTAATAATGCCGGGCTCACAGTTTCACAAATTAAACTGAAGATTCATTCAAAGAATTGTGACTGATCAGGTGTTGACGTTGTTACAAGAATTGTTAcgatatctttttattttatgtttcaggCAGTGAATCAGTATGGCATGGGAATGTTGATGCAATGTTGGGAATTCAAAATATACCCGTGAATTTTCTTCACAATTATGATGAAGACAAAATTGAAGGAAAACAATTCTCTTTTTCGAATGAACAGTCCAGTTTTGATATAAGTGCTGACCAGTCTACTCTACACCATAGGGAACAGCAGTTGGTGTCACAGGCAATTGTGTTTGCTTTCCTTCAAAGAAAATTACACTCAACagactttaaacattttcttattcCAAGTATTGGAATGTCCAGAGAACAAGCTGTGATATATTTCTATGATCCTGATCATGACATACTAATGAAAAACCTGCATCCTTTTGAATTGTTTGGAGATGAAGATGGGGGATTATATTATgctacagttattgccctttggttaTGCATGAACTACCCTATTCTTGGCTCAGGGATAGgtaaaagtattaaaaacacAGGATTCACTGCAGATTTTTTGAAAACTATGAGCCAGCCAGTtcaagataaatataaatatgaattacagtTTGGGGGTGTTAGAAATAAATCTAAAGACACAGAGCCTCCAAAGTATGTTTATGATGTGCTGTTTGATGAGCCATTAGTTCCAAGCCTCGGACAGATTTGAAGACTACAGCAATTACCTGATATATGTCAGTGCTGAAGCAGATGGATTGATCATTGTCTTTGGTTATGTCACTGTGCCAAAATGTCAAAGTTATTTGGAATAATCATTCACAGAAGTATAAAAATGTTGAAGTAACTATGCTCAGTATAAGAGGAAATTGGTTTTACCTTGTCTTTccatttttaaaagcaaaaatctATTAATTAATTGGATTTTGTTTATAAACACTGAAAAAGTGAAACAGATGATTTTAGTTAAATAAGCCCCATTGGATGACAATGGGATCCTTGTATACATGGTTTTCTAGCTATTTGTTAGGAAGTTGgtttttcagttttacatccAGTTTTTGAATGGGGAACAATTTGTCAAATTACATCTATATTTGTTCTGACAGTATAAATGATTATGAGAAGGCCACTTTTGTTAGGAGGAGAAAAATAATACAGTTGTTAATCTTTTATGCACAATCTTAAGAAGAGTGGTTATTGTCCCCAACTTTTTAAATAGAAATGGACTGCATTCATCCATTTGCCACTCTTGTTTTCTGGTTCAAAACTGCCATTTATCAAAAGATTTGAAATGACTTTGTACACCTGTTGCCTATCACGAAGTAATGTGTTGCATGCCAAACCCAGAACCATAGCTCCAAGGTCAGGGTCTGACTTGGAGCTCAAAGGTTAACAGTGTATGTTTTGTATCTGGTTCATAGCTCTGCCATTCATAAACATGATAACTGGATTTGAAAATTACTTACTACAAATATTACCcataattctaacatgactcggtttgatttccagttaaacaaagaaggaaatcaagctctatatattctgcaataaacaacggttgacgcgcggaccggtaagagagcattatgacgtcaattatgacgtcaaaaagccggatgacgtccgatacattactcctcgcgtaaatgaagtccagtataatatctattaaaatatatcaatgagcatgtcagaatgaaaacaatcaatgccttcttgttatttatcgtctaatttaccacggttcatcgttcagatgcttcagcatttaaccactcgggctaacgccctcgtggttcaatccctacgcatctgaactctgaaccgtggtaaattagacgataaacaactcgaaggccttgattatttgttaattagaTGACATGTCAGCCATAAGATACAACTACattcaaaggtcgaggtcacacttggaggtcaaagactTTGGGTAGTTTTTTTTTGTCCAGTGATTAACTGGTATGCATGAATGGATATTCAAGTTATTTGATAAGTCACCATAACAAATCAATGTATGGCATGCAAGACTCAGACCCATAGCTATAAGGCCAAGGCCACATTTGGAGATAGAATTAGTTTTGGTTATCTTTTTtaatacagttttttttacaCTGTGATACATAAATAGATGTTCAAACAACTTctcataaatattcaccattactaGATAATGTGCCATGTACATGACTGAACTTTGCAGCTCAAGCTCAGACGTCAAGAACACAGGAACACAAGTTTTCTTTTTGGTACATATGACTTCTTCCCTTTTATATTAGGTATAAAGTACAATAGATGTGTTGGTTTCAATGTTCCTActaatttaagaataaaaatatatttaaagtgaGATTATTTATATTGATCAATATAAAAAGGTAATTAACAATTGTGTATTTCCTGAATTCAAACCAaagtataaattttgtatatatagCCATATAATGGTATGGTTATTTGATTGCATTACAAAAGAGTAATGCTGCAGTTGAGATATGCAGTGCTTTATTTTTTCCATTTGGGCAAAGTGCTGTTTTGGTGTCCCAATAATATGAGCATATCCACATTATGTTGGTGATATTTAATTATACTCCCAGTTtgaggggtatataggagtgagcttgtcgatCGTTCTGTCTGTTTTTCGtgatttccggacaataactcatgaaaggcttgacagattttaataatttttggtacacaagaCTAGTGTACctaataaaatacaggtcaagttcgacttttgCTACAAACAAccattttttagctcgattatacgAAGTATGTAGAGCTGTCCTCGACCCTGATTTGGCATTAGCGTCCTTCCGcatccgcaccttggttaaagttttgatgcactttctctttatatctgtaattacttgatggatttgtttcaaacttaagacagttattccttatcatcacccacatcatatggcatcAGGGAAATAATTCTTGAATTatcccccccaacccccacccccctcctcaacttttacttagaatttcaagttaaagttgatgcactttcacgctatctcagttgttactaaatgtatttgattcaaaatgaaaatatttgttccacatcatctcccacatcatttgacacaagataCATAACtttggtaccaatatttaatgaattatctccccttttactaataatttcaggttgaagttttgatgcactttcactctgtctttgttattactaaatggatttgattcaaactgaaggtagttgttcagcatcattgcccacatcatatgacacaagggccataactcttgcaccaatatgtCATGAATAATCCCCCTTTTTACGTAGaattttaagttaaagttttggtgaactttcactctatcttagtTACAACtaaatggacttgattcaaacttaaaatagttgttccaccatATCatccacattatatgacacaaggtgcataaatctgttaccattttttagctcgactattcgaagaatagtctagctattctactcaccctggcatcggcattggctttgaaacttattttttctttttctaggtcaattaccaacctcactgggtcaagttccataactctgaaatgtattttgggcaaattatgcccccgtttgcagatactgaattgaaactcacatgtgtcttcggggttataaaactagttgatagcagcaagtcccataactctgaccttcattttggccaaattatgcccccttttggacttagaaaattctggttaaagttttgcatgcaagtacatacagcttttactaaaaggcatatagatttgaaacttattttttctttttctaggtcaataaacaacctcactgggtcaagtctcataactctgacatgtattttacaGTGATGTgcgagacatattgatttactcctgtctgtgtgtgtgtttctgTTTGTCATTAAGCTTGCCTGCACTCTATATTTCTTTATGatcatttctcatctgatcttcgccacacttgaacaaaatgtgtttgctaataagtcctcggccaagttcgataactagccaaatcggccaaggcacttaggaattatggcccttgaaaataATTACCAAAACTACCAATAaagcattgtagaccggttactccaacatgtgaataccaataggccacaaacagtatacaaGGACAGACTTATTATTCAGATGATTAGTCAGTTGTGGAAGACATGGGCTTTTCTcaaaaggttaattttgatgcattttcactatatctcagttattactaaaaggatttgattcaaacttgaagcacttttttcacatcatcaccaccatcatgtgaa
This window of the Mercenaria mercenaria strain notata chromosome 5, MADL_Memer_1, whole genome shotgun sequence genome carries:
- the LOC123556770 gene encoding uncharacterized protein LOC123556770, with protein sequence MTMSTFKTVLSRYIKGHLFLSQRSYGAVPALQKLTEEDTLKLTYAINSLKYHEESSLIFLKIKGSNAEDVASFSNATCRLQTSIEPEVELKIRRKRFGFASIFHPGIKILENFLQNWSNVPKDSSRLEALKRLIDFVPKIPNVSQRLRLAEENKQELVWSLQLLHHYLKELSVNQSYLIDHNSKLKETQCSHSEGITADYGDTSLGSESVWHGNVDAMLGIQNIPVNFLHNYDEDKIEGKQFSFSNEQSSFDISADQSTLHHREQQLVSQAIVFAFLQRKLHSTDFKHFLIPSIGMSREQAVIYFYDPDHDILMKNLHPFELFGDEDGGLYYATVIALWLCMNYPILGSGIGKSIKNTGFTADFLKTMSQPVQDKYKYELQFGGVRNKSKDTEPPKYVYDVLFDEPLVPSLGQI